CCGGTTCGGCTGCTGGTTTGGTCCATGATGCAATCGAAACAGCCGCCCCGCTATCGAGAACAGCGCTGTCCAGGAGAAACCCGACCAGAGGGGCGGTAATGCCAAGTTTTTCCATGGCGGCTGGTGCGCCGAAGCCGACTTTCCAGCCGATGCGCCGCGCGCCGGAGCGCTCCCGTTCTTGAAGCAATGCGAATTGCCGGCGCATCCCCTGCGCGATTCTGGGATCGTCCAATATTGCTGTCATGAATGGCTCTTTGGGTCGACCTCATAACCGGAGGCTTCGATTGAGCCGGCGCCCATCCAGCCCCAGACCAGAACAACATCCTCACTCGAAGTGTTGTTGAAGCCGTGCCAGCATCCGCGCGGTGAATAAACCACATCGCCCTTATGGGACGGTTTGTCACCCTCCTCGGTATAGATGTGACCGCTTCCCTGCAGAACGATGAAGAACTCGTCGCAGTGATGATGGCGATGACTTTCATGCCTTGCGCCCGGCTTCAGCACGGTCCAGCCAACAACATGATCGGCGCCAGCGGACTTCTTGTCGACCAGGAACTGCACCTGCATGTCGACCCAGCCATCCTTTCGAGAAAGGCCTTCGACTTTCGGGACATTGTTGAGATTGGTTCGGAAGAGCTTTGGTGCAGTCATCGCGATTGTCCTCCGAGACGCCGGTAAACTTCGTGGGCGGTTACAAAATCGTTGTGATCGATGCCGAGCCCACGGCATGCATTCATCATTTCGTTCGCTGCCGCCGCCAAGGGCACAGGGCTGCCGAGCTTGCGACCCATATCCAAAGCGAGGATCATATCTTTTTGCTGAAGGGTTACGTCTGCCAGCGGCACCGCCGGCATTTTCCCTTCGAGAATGAAGGGGCCCCGATATCCAAGAACCGGGGAGGCTGCGACACTCTTCAGGATGGCGTCGAGCGCTGCTTCGCGCGATACACCGCCCTTTTCTGCGAGCGCCACTGCTTCGCCAAAGGCAATCACCTCGACCATCAAAAGCAGGTTCACGGCGATTTTCATTTTTACCGCGAGCCCACTGGCGCCGATGTGGGTGACCTTCGGTCCGATCGCGAGAAGGATCGGCTTTACTTTCTCGAATGCATCCTTGTCGCCGCCCACCATGACTGACGCGTTGCCTTGCGCCAAAGTGACGGGCGAGCCGGAAATTGGGGCATCCAGCATAACGAGATTTCGTTTTGCGAATTCGTCTGCAACCTGTCGCGTCACGTCCGGCGAAATCGTACTCATGTCGATGTAGATACTGCCGGGTTTCAGTCCGGAGATGATGCCGTCAGGCCCAAGCGCGACGCTGCGGACGGCGTCACCATCCGTTACAACAGAGAATACAACATCGGATGCTTCCGCGACGGCGCGAGGGCTATCCGCCCATGCCATGCCGCTTTCGATGAGAGCTTTTGCTTTGTCCTTTGTGCGGTTCCAGCCTGTGACATGGAAACCTGCCGCCTGTAGCCGGGGCACCATGCCGAGGCCCATGATGCCGAGGCCCACAAATCCTACTTTCACACTTCCTCTCCTGCTGCTTTTTTCTGTTCTGCGATCGACACGCGAAATCGTTTCGTTGAATTGCGAACAATCATTTCGACTGGCAGCAACACATGACTTGCCAACGCACTGGGGGTCTCGATTTTTTCAACCATGACCTCAGCGGCCTCGAATCCTGCCTTGTAGTGTTGCACGCGCACGGTTGTCAGGGCGGGCGACAGCCGGTCGGCCAACGGCATGTCGTTAAAGCCCGTGACCGAGACGCCTTCGGGGCATTCGATATGATGGCGTCGAAACGAAGCGATCGCGCCAATGGCGAGTCTATCGTTTGCGCACAAGACCGCAGTGAAAGGATGCCCGCTGACCAGAAGCTCCTCTGCGCAACGCTCGCCTTCCATTTCATTGAAGGCCTTGGCGAAGGAGACGAGAGATGGGCGAGCCTGCAATCCGATATTTTCCTTGTGCCGAATATAAGCATGGTAACGATTGGCGCCGGTCGAGACCGTTTGCGGGCCGGCGATACACGCGATATCGCGATGGCCGAGGGAGACGAGGTGAGTGAGTAACTGACCAATTCCATCGTCCTCGTCGTGCACGACCGAGGAGAAACGCAGGTCGTCAGTGCGGCGGCTGACGGTGACCACCGGTATCCCCGCCGATAGTTGCGACACCATTTTGTCGCTCTGCAGAACGCTGGCGAGAATTAACCCATCCACGCCCCGCGTGCGCATGATCTCGAGGATTTTCATGTGCCGACGGGAATTGCCATCAGTGTTGGCGAGCATGGCGACATAACCGTGCTGGCTCAGTCCGTCTTCGATACCGCGAATGATGGGAGGGAAAACGGGGTCAGTGATATCCGGAACGACGACACCGATCGTTCGGGACCGGTTCGTTTTCAGATGATAGGCGGCCGTATTCTGCTGATATCCCAGCCGTTTGCTGGCCTTTTGTATTTTCTTGGTGAGATCGGCTGCGACAGGGTGTCGGCTATGCGGGTCAAGGGCGCGCGATACGGTCGACACATGAACGCCGACTTCGCGCGCAAGATCCTTCAGGCTGACCCGCGCTTTTCGTGGCGGCTTTGTTGGATTGCCCGGCATTATTCTTCGCACCCTGTCCATGCAAGCCGGATATCCGGCTTGCATTCGCTCTTGTCATCGAACCTGGATTGCACCGCTTTCACTTTGTCGCTTTCTCATAGGGATAGATAAGGTCATCCGCCTTGAACTCGGAAGGATAGACCACGACCTGCCGCGACCAGTCTCTGAACTGCCCGAGTTCATTCCCGGTAATGCCTTTGAACTGGATGCAGATGATGCGCGGGGTCTTCCACTCTCCGTCCGCGCCAAAGGATATCGGTCCAATGATGGTATCGAAGGTGTTGTCACGCAGATACTTGGCGAGGGTCTCGTCGTTCAGCGATTTCGTTTCGGCCACGGCCTTTGCCAGAATCTGGCCGGCTGCATAGGCATAGGGTGGATAGGTATATCCGAGAGGATCAATTCCGAGACCGGTTGCGCGTTTCTCATACTCATCCATCATTTGCTTGGTGCCCGCGAATTGCAGGCTGGGTGCCGGGATATAGAACTCGTTGCTGATATAGCCGTTGATCATCGGGCCGAGCTGCTGCTTGATGCCCGTGACGAGCAGCCCCAGCATGGCACCGCCAATCATCTTTGGTCTGAATTGTATTTCCTGCGCGGCACGAATGATCCCGGCGGTATCGATCGGAAGCGTCGCCGCAAAAACGATATCGGGATTGGCCGCCTGCATGGCGCGGACCACAGACGTAAACTCAGTCGTTGACGGCGGGTAGGTCCGGTCGAAAACAACCTCCATACCATGCTTTTTGGCGTTCTCACGTGCGCCATCCAGCGCGTTTCGCGAGTATTCGACATCGGCCCCCACCAAAGCCACTCGCGTCGGCTTTGGCGTCTGCTGTGCTGCGAGGTCAAAGACACATTTGGAATAATTTGCGGGCGAGGGGCCCTGCGAATTCATCGAGAAGTATCGAGGGTACTTGAATTCCTTGTTGGCGCCGAGGCCGAATATGCCGATTGTCGCGCGATTGCTCTGTATGATCGTCGGCATGGCTGCGGCGATCACGTTCGTGCTGTAAGGCCCGATCAAGAGATCGACTTTGTCGACGCTGATCAGCTTTGCGTAGATGCCGGGTGCATTGGCCGGGTTTCCTTGATCGTCGTAATAGACAAACTCCACTGGCCGGCCCAGC
The genomic region above belongs to Pseudorhodoplanes sinuspersici and contains:
- a CDS encoding cupin domain-containing protein; translated protein: MTAPKLFRTNLNNVPKVEGLSRKDGWVDMQVQFLVDKKSAGADHVVGWTVLKPGARHESHRHHHCDEFFIVLQGSGHIYTEEGDKPSHKGDVVYSPRGCWHGFNNTSSEDVVLVWGWMGAGSIEASGYEVDPKSHS
- a CDS encoding NAD(P)-dependent oxidoreductase yields the protein MKVGFVGLGIMGLGMVPRLQAAGFHVTGWNRTKDKAKALIESGMAWADSPRAVAEASDVVFSVVTDGDAVRSVALGPDGIISGLKPGSIYIDMSTISPDVTRQVADEFAKRNLVMLDAPISGSPVTLAQGNASVMVGGDKDAFEKVKPILLAIGPKVTHIGASGLAVKMKIAVNLLLMVEVIAFGEAVALAEKGGVSREAALDAILKSVAASPVLGYRGPFILEGKMPAVPLADVTLQQKDMILALDMGRKLGSPVPLAAAANEMMNACRGLGIDHNDFVTAHEVYRRLGGQSR
- a CDS encoding LacI family DNA-binding transcriptional regulator, translated to MPGNPTKPPRKARVSLKDLAREVGVHVSTVSRALDPHSRHPVAADLTKKIQKASKRLGYQQNTAAYHLKTNRSRTIGVVVPDITDPVFPPIIRGIEDGLSQHGYVAMLANTDGNSRRHMKILEIMRTRGVDGLILASVLQSDKMVSQLSAGIPVVTVSRRTDDLRFSSVVHDEDDGIGQLLTHLVSLGHRDIACIAGPQTVSTGANRYHAYIRHKENIGLQARPSLVSFAKAFNEMEGERCAEELLVSGHPFTAVLCANDRLAIGAIASFRRHHIECPEGVSVTGFNDMPLADRLSPALTTVRVQHYKAGFEAAEVMVEKIETPSALASHVLLPVEMIVRNSTKRFRVSIAEQKKAAGEEV
- a CDS encoding amino acid ABC transporter substrate-binding protein, with the translated sequence MLIRKCLCPPAISRPRVFVWALAILGFSAFAVSAAEPLRIGFSISATGPTSPAGKQVLAGLEIWRSDVNAKGGLLGRPVEFVYYDDQGNPANAPGIYAKLISVDKVDLLIGPYSTNVIAAAMPTIIQSNRATIGIFGLGANKEFKYPRYFSMNSQGPSPANYSKCVFDLAAQQTPKPTRVALVGADVEYSRNALDGARENAKKHGMEVVFDRTYPPSTTEFTSVVRAMQAANPDIVFAATLPIDTAGIIRAAQEIQFRPKMIGGAMLGLLVTGIKQQLGPMINGYISNEFYIPAPSLQFAGTKQMMDEYEKRATGLGIDPLGYTYPPYAYAAGQILAKAVAETKSLNDETLAKYLRDNTFDTIIGPISFGADGEWKTPRIICIQFKGITGNELGQFRDWSRQVVVYPSEFKADDLIYPYEKATK